Proteins from a single region of Anastrepha ludens isolate Willacy chromosome 5, idAnaLude1.1, whole genome shotgun sequence:
- the LOC128864853 gene encoding putative nuclease HARBI1, translated as MGYPQCIGAIDGCHIEIHPRKEEAIDYYNYKGWYSVVLLALVDAKYRFVYIHCGSPGRCNDSGIFEKSSLKRELQSCTLLDELSLLYGSTKIPVHIIGDSAFRLSQHLMKPYPHSVTNTPEQKKFNYRLSKCRRVVENAFGHLKARFRRIGKGVDNHIKNVNTVISCACVLHNFLIAEKDLILENWLVEMHRDSRRNIQYGTNAVDRSEGESIRNALKEYFSE; from the exons ATGGGCTATCCACAATGTATTGGAGCAATAG ATGGATGTCATATTGAAATTCATCCAAGAAAGGAAGAAGCCATTGATTACTACAACTACAAAGGGTGGTATTCCGTAGTACTATTGGCTTTGGTAGACGCAAAATATAGATTTGTTTATATACATTGCGGCAGTCCTGGAAGATGCAACGACtccggaatttttgaaaaatcatcgcTAAAGCGCGAGTTGCAAAGTTGTACACTTCTTGATGAATTGAGCTTGCTGTATGGATCCACAAAAATACCAGTCCATATTATAGGGGACTCTGCTTTTCGTCTCTCTCAGCATTTAATGAAGCCATATCCGCATAGTGTGACCAATACAcccgaacaaaaaaaattcaactatagATTGTCTAAGTGCCGGCGTGTTGTGGAAAATGCTTTTGGCCATTTAAAAGCCCG ATTTAGGAGAATTGGAAAAGGCGTGGATAACCACATCAAAAATGTAAACACAGTTATTTCATGTGCATgtgttttacataattttttgattgctgagaaggatttaattttggaaaattggcTAGTGGAAATGCATCGCGATTCCAGGCGCAATATTCAATACGGCACCAATGCAGTTGACCGATCTGAAGGAGAATCGATAAGAAATGCGTTAAAGGAATATTTCAGTGAGTAA
- the LOC128863757 gene encoding uncharacterized protein LOC128863757 — protein sequence MGRHKNVAQEAIMVDFMKEYLDLARGTLQNKDVRNALWAMLADKLNNRGPPSKPPERWKKVWFDWRAAVKRKIMYERNEAHAAEQDEIPYKKTSLSPVEYDVARICGFFDDDADIDKGSDMQEDLSTPSEGVANIIKEELMLDEENDENPIDSHVAIETFKDQTNEKPSEVERISVRSFALCQSTASKRKVEAEKSEGCADAKKRNIRSPETEGTEKLFHLVKQQTTVINTVSQFLNENADLHAENLRVMKEISEGLKQMCESINKLSEATNDKLKEQRRHNYEIEKLRREEILLKKQQLELNEFKVFGKE from the exons AT gGGTCGGCACAAAAATGTGGCACAAGAAGCCATTATGGTAGATTTTATGAAAGAATATTTAGATCTTGCACGCGGCACATTACAGAACAAAGACGTGAGAAATGCTTTATGGGCGATGCTTGCGGACAAACTAAATAATCGTGGACCACCAAGCAAACCACCTGAGCGttggaaaaaa GTTTGGTTCGATTGGCGCGCTGccgtaaaaagaaaaattatgtatgaaagaAATGAGGCTCACGCTGCAGAACAAGATGAAATACCTTATAAAAAGACTTCCTTATCTCCTGTTGAATATGATGTCGCGCGTATATGTGGATTCTTCGATGATGATGCTGACATTGACAAAGGCTCAGATATGCAAGAAGATTTGAGTACACCCTCTGAGGGTGTGGCGAATATAATCAAAGAAGAGTTAATGCTCGACGAGGAAAATGATGAAAATCCAATTGACTCTCATGTTGCGATTGAAACTTTTAAGGACCAAACTAATGAAAAGCCCTCAGAGGTTGAGCGCATAAGTGTGCGCTCATTTGCACTATGTCAATCAACTGCAAGTAAAAGGAAAGTTGAAGCAGAAAAAAGTGAAGGATGTGCAGATGCTAAAAAACGTAATATACGTTCACCAGAAACAGAGGGaactgaaaaattatttcacttggTAAAACAGCAAACAACAGTGATAAATACAGTATCCCAATTTCTTAACGAAAACGCCGATTTGCATGCGGAAAATTTGCGTGTTATGAAAGAAATAAGCGAAGGTCTAAAGCAAATGTGTGAATCGATTAATAAACTAAGTGAGGCGACTAATGATAAACTTAAGGAACAGCGTAGGCATAATTATGAGATAGAGAAGTTGCGAAGAgaagaaattttattgaaaaaacaacaacttgaACTGAACGAATTTAAGGTATTTGGTAAGGAATAG
- the LOC128863759 gene encoding SNAPIN protein homolog encodes MDKDSDSTVTSLDENTENFCTNPTRDILAEGIVNLFKPAVEKLDEHIQATRASQIELKKQLDALSVQLVEIEKAQHNIPEFSSKVKELINVKHKVTVITNILSTSQDRLTGLYQLIEKEQRRRQALLDSAINTNIP; translated from the coding sequence ATGGATAAAGACTCGGATAGCACTGTAACATCATTAGATGAGAATACAGAGAACTTCTGCACTAATCCTACCCGTGATATCTTAGCGGAAGGTATCGTTAACTTATTTAAGCCCGCAGTGGAGAAATTAGACGAGCACATCCAAGCTACCCGCGCTTCTCAAATAGAATTAAAGAAGCAATTAGACGCACTCTCAGTTCAGTTGGTGGAAATAGAGAAGGCTCAGCATAATATTCCTGAATTTTCAAGCAAAGTTAAAGAGTTAATTAACGTGAAACATAAAGTCACTGTTATAACAAATATTCTCAGCACAAGTCAGGATCGTTTAACTGGTCTTTACCAGCTTATTGAGAAGGAACAGCGGCGGAGGCAAGCTCTGCTGGATTCAGCTATAAACACAAATATACCTTAG
- the LOC128863758 gene encoding methyltransferase N6AMT1 — METPYTNHLTADDYEQIYEPAEDSFFLLDALEADLLYIERLQPRVCLEIGPGSGIIVTALAKKLNKTLCLATDINSHACSTTMKTAQRNSTHVDSINCNLVDAVREKSVDLLIFNPPYVVTSDEELISKSCTNAQMPNNLVCSWAGGLHGRRVIDELLKRLDGILSADGVFYLLVLRENKPDELIRDFNKLGFIAIKFMERRIPGEYLYILKITRR; from the coding sequence ATGGAAACGCCCTATACAAACCACCTAACAGCGGACGATTACGAACAGATATATGAGCCAGCAGAAGACTCGTTTTTTTTGCTAGATGCCTTAGAAGCTGATCTATTATATATTGAACGGTTACAACCACGAGTTTGCTTGGAAATAGGTCCCGGTAGTGGTATAATTGTAACGGCACTGGCTAAAAAACTCAACAAAACACTTTGTTTGGCAACTGATATCAATTCGCATGCTTGTAGTACAACGATGAAAACGGCGCAGCGTAACAGTACCCATGTTGATAGTATAAATTGTAACTTAGTGGATGCCGTGCGCGAAAAATCTGTAGATTTGCTTATATTCAATCCACCTTACGTGGTAACATCAGACGAAGAATTGATAAGTAAATCATGCACAAATGCACAAATGCCAAACAATCTTGTATGCTCATGGGCAGGTGGTTTACATGGACGACGTGTTATCGATGAGTTGCTTAAGCGTTTGGATGGTATTTTATCTGCTGACGGGGTTTTCTATTTACTAGTACTACGCGAAAATAAACCAGATGAGTTAATACGCGATTTCAATAAATTAGGTTTTATTGCAATTAAGTTTATGGAAAGACGTATACCAGGGGAATACCTATATATTTTGAAGATCACCCGTAGATGA
- the LOC128863089 gene encoding transcription initiation factor TFIID subunit 10, translating to MVIGNEENSPSPASPPEEQEDSPPLPTPPALDELLEQVEDYIPTVPDALTARYLNQSGFDSMDPRIVRIISVAAQKFISDIANDALQHCKTRTISQHSGGHGSNKDKKPNKDRRYTLAVEDLTPALADHGITMRKPQYFV from the exons atggtTATAGGCAACGAAGAGAATTCACCCTCACCGGCTTCACCACCCGAAGAGCAGGAAGATTCGCCTCCACTGCCAACCCCTCCAGCGCTAGACGAATTACTGGAACAGGTGGAAGACTATATACCAACTGTACCAGATGCTCTTACTGCACGTTATTTGAATCAGTCTGGTTTCGATAGTATGGATCCGCGAATCGTCCGCATCATTTCGGTGGCAGCCCAGAAATTTATATCAGATATCGCCAACGATGCTTTGCAGCATTGCAAGACACGCACAATTAGCCAGCACTCTGGTGGGCATGGTTCAAACAAG GATAAGAAGCCAAACAAAGATCGTCGGTATACTTTAGCTGTCGAAGATCTTACACCAGCTCTAGCAGACCATGGCATTACTATGCGAAAACCGCAATACTTCGTATAA
- the LOC128863536 gene encoding transcription initiation factor TFIID subunit 10b isoform X1: MIGTNFGIYRPNSSNSNAPGGTAAPEERAAVQQLSDFMLQLEDYVPTVPDAVTACYLNSAGFESNDPRIVRLISVATQKFISDVANDALQQCITRCNSQNVGPGTHVPGQKATKDRKYTLTMEDLAPALADYGITVRKAQYFP, from the exons ATGATTGGCACGAATTTCGGTATCTACCGTCCAAATTCTTCTAACTCAAATGCCCCAGGTGGGACTGCTGCGCCTGAGGAACGTGCAGCTGTTCAACAACTGAGTGACTTTATGTTGCAGTTGGAGGATTACGTCCCAACAGTACCAGACGCAGTAACTGCTTGCTACTTAAATTCTGCCGGTTTCGAATCAAATGATCCTCGTATCGTGCGTTTGATATCGGTGGCCacgcaaaaatttatttccgaTGTTGCTAATGACGCACTACAACAATGCATAACTCGTTGCAACAGTCAAAACGTTGGGCCCGGGACCCATGTTCCG GGTCAGAAAGCAACAAAAGATCGCAAATACACGTTAACTATGGAGGACTTGGCGCCCGCTCTTGCAGATTACGGCATAACTGTGCGCAAAGCGCAGTATTTTCCATAA
- the LOC128863536 gene encoding transcription initiation factor TFIID subunit 10b isoform X2 yields MIGTNFGIYRPNSSNSNAPGGTAAPEERAAVQQLSDFMLQLEDYVPTVPDAVTACYLNSAGFESNDPRIVRLISVATQKFISDVANDALQQCITRCNSQNVGPGTHVPKATKDRKYTLTMEDLAPALADYGITVRKAQYFP; encoded by the exons ATGATTGGCACGAATTTCGGTATCTACCGTCCAAATTCTTCTAACTCAAATGCCCCAGGTGGGACTGCTGCGCCTGAGGAACGTGCAGCTGTTCAACAACTGAGTGACTTTATGTTGCAGTTGGAGGATTACGTCCCAACAGTACCAGACGCAGTAACTGCTTGCTACTTAAATTCTGCCGGTTTCGAATCAAATGATCCTCGTATCGTGCGTTTGATATCGGTGGCCacgcaaaaatttatttccgaTGTTGCTAATGACGCACTACAACAATGCATAACTCGTTGCAACAGTCAAAACGTTGGGCCCGGGACCCATGTTCCG AAAGCAACAAAAGATCGCAAATACACGTTAACTATGGAGGACTTGGCGCCCGCTCTTGCAGATTACGGCATAACTGTGCGCAAAGCGCAGTATTTTCCATAA
- the LOC128863535 gene encoding gamma-secretase subunit Aph-1 encodes MTLPEFFGCTFIAFGTPFAMFFFTIANDSVRIIILIAAAFFWLLSLLASALLWFAIVPMRDYLWFGVTFSVLFQEVFRYIIYRILRRTEQGLQAVAENPRIIENKHILAYVSGLGFGIISGMFALVNVLADLSGPGTMGLKGGSEIFLITSATQALAMILFHTFWSVIFFNAFDINNYFHIVYVVATHLFVSLITLLNAKEMYVATLLPTYIILIATAALAFKVAGGSKNSLMRFIKCQ; translated from the exons ATGACGCTTCCGGAATTCTTTGGTTGTACCTTTATCGCGTTCGGGACTCCGTTCGCGatgttttttttcacaatagcCAATGATTCAGTACGGATAATTATTCTTATCGCAGCCGCCTTCTTTTGGCTACTGTCACTTTTGGCATCAGCCTTGTTGTGGTTTGCAATTGTCCCAATGCGGGATTACTTGTGGTTTGGTGTAACATTTTCAGTGCTATTTCAAGAAGTATTTCGCTATATTATCTATCGTATTCTGAGACGCACTGAACAAGGCCTTCAAGCGGTAGCAGAAAATCCACGGATCATcgaaaacaagcatattttagCTTATGTTTCGGGCCTTGGATTTGGTATAATATCCGGCATGTTTGCATTGGTGAATGTACTTGCCGATTTG TCGGGTCCAGGCACCATGGGACTTAAAGGTGGCTCGGAAATTTTCCTAATAACTTCGGCAACTCAAGCACTCGCTATGATACTATTCCACACTTTCTGGAGCGTTATATTTTTCAATGCGTTTGATATTAATAATTACTTCCATATAGTTTACGTTGTCGCCACTCATCTCTTTGTATCGCTAATTACATTGCTCAATGCTAAAGAGATGTACGTAGCCACATTATTACCTACATACATTATATTGATAGCGACAGCAGCTTTGGCATTTAAGGTAGCTGGAGGAAGCAAGAACTCACTCATGCGATTTATTAAATGCCAATGA
- the LOC128863534 gene encoding sorting nexin-20 isoform X2, translating to MRAAMARRTQVHSVDTPDNTEELESPETIESGSLAIQDVSSKAAQKDLWERPASTVELHLPDDGSTILRFEIQLARIMPPDGEDLKVKRYVVYELSVRQDSSIIDPQPASIQRRYTDFRNLYNSFKKDFPNKMSSLYFPNKVLVGNFSADLIAERSAAFESFLTHVASNSILRDTPEFLHFLQDNELSKACQLLDERRNEMAIPLLENCFRLLNKIFMDRSRPVLLILCRLVAACTMSPVPHHSAERWATLALSRYDTLCDIDLLQLYIPLLHTCTHLWWQRGLDQKPITDRLEEMSRKGINTKNGPTLIQAIHKLDPRTETI from the exons A tgCGCGCAGCCATGGCCAGAAGAACACAAGTGCACTCTGTAGATACACCTGATAACACCGAAGAGCTTGAAAGCCCAGAAACCATAGAGTCCGGTTCGTTAGCTATACAAGATGTCTCTTCAAAAGCTGCACAAAAAG ATTTATGGGAACGTCCAGCATCTACAGTGGAACTCCATTTGCCTGATGATGGTTCCACTATATTACGCTTTGAAATCCAATTAGCTCGTATTATGCCACCTGACGGCGAAGATCTCAAGGTGAAACGTTATGTAGTCTACGAATTGTCAGTGCGTCAGGACTCTTCCATTATCGATCCGCAACCAGCAAGTATACAGCGTCGTTATACGGACTTTCGTAATCTCTACAATAGCTTTAAGAAAGATTTTCCAAATAAGATGTCTTCATTGTATTTTCCGAACAAGGTGCTTGTTGGAAATTTTTCGGCTGATTTAATTGCTGAACGTAGTGCTGCTTTTGAGTCATTTTTAACACATGTCGCAAGTAACAGTATATTACGTGATACACCTGAGTTTTTACACTTCCTGCAAGACAATGAACTATCCAAAGCTTGCCAACTCTTAGATGAGCGTCGCAATGAAATGGCGATACCATTGCTAGAAAATTGCTTtcgtttactaaataaaatcttCATGGATCGTTCACGACCGGTCCTATTAATATTGTGTCGCTTGGTTGCTGCGTGTACTATGTCGCCGGTACCACATCATTCGGCCGAACGTTGGGCAACTTTGGCGCTGAGTCGTTACGATACGCTGTGCGACATCGACCTCCTACAGTTGTACATTCCTCTgttgcacacatgcacacatctcTG GTGGCAGCGTGGTTTGGATCAGAAGCCAATAACTGATCGCCTTGAAGAAATGTCTAGAAAaggaattaatacaaaaaatggtCCTACACTAATTCAGGCTATTCATAAGTTGGATCCTCGTACTGAGACTATATAA
- the LOC128863534 gene encoding sorting nexin-20 isoform X1, translated as MHLHTRIVILLALMRAAMARRTQVHSVDTPDNTEELESPETIESGSLAIQDVSSKAAQKDLWERPASTVELHLPDDGSTILRFEIQLARIMPPDGEDLKVKRYVVYELSVRQDSSIIDPQPASIQRRYTDFRNLYNSFKKDFPNKMSSLYFPNKVLVGNFSADLIAERSAAFESFLTHVASNSILRDTPEFLHFLQDNELSKACQLLDERRNEMAIPLLENCFRLLNKIFMDRSRPVLLILCRLVAACTMSPVPHHSAERWATLALSRYDTLCDIDLLQLYIPLLHTCTHLWWQRGLDQKPITDRLEEMSRKGINTKNGPTLIQAIHKLDPRTETI; from the exons ATGCATTTGCATACTCGCATCGTTATATTACTTGCATTGA tgCGCGCAGCCATGGCCAGAAGAACACAAGTGCACTCTGTAGATACACCTGATAACACCGAAGAGCTTGAAAGCCCAGAAACCATAGAGTCCGGTTCGTTAGCTATACAAGATGTCTCTTCAAAAGCTGCACAAAAAG ATTTATGGGAACGTCCAGCATCTACAGTGGAACTCCATTTGCCTGATGATGGTTCCACTATATTACGCTTTGAAATCCAATTAGCTCGTATTATGCCACCTGACGGCGAAGATCTCAAGGTGAAACGTTATGTAGTCTACGAATTGTCAGTGCGTCAGGACTCTTCCATTATCGATCCGCAACCAGCAAGTATACAGCGTCGTTATACGGACTTTCGTAATCTCTACAATAGCTTTAAGAAAGATTTTCCAAATAAGATGTCTTCATTGTATTTTCCGAACAAGGTGCTTGTTGGAAATTTTTCGGCTGATTTAATTGCTGAACGTAGTGCTGCTTTTGAGTCATTTTTAACACATGTCGCAAGTAACAGTATATTACGTGATACACCTGAGTTTTTACACTTCCTGCAAGACAATGAACTATCCAAAGCTTGCCAACTCTTAGATGAGCGTCGCAATGAAATGGCGATACCATTGCTAGAAAATTGCTTtcgtttactaaataaaatcttCATGGATCGTTCACGACCGGTCCTATTAATATTGTGTCGCTTGGTTGCTGCGTGTACTATGTCGCCGGTACCACATCATTCGGCCGAACGTTGGGCAACTTTGGCGCTGAGTCGTTACGATACGCTGTGCGACATCGACCTCCTACAGTTGTACATTCCTCTgttgcacacatgcacacatctcTG GTGGCAGCGTGGTTTGGATCAGAAGCCAATAACTGATCGCCTTGAAGAAATGTCTAGAAAaggaattaatacaaaaaatggtCCTACACTAATTCAGGCTATTCATAAGTTGGATCCTCGTACTGAGACTATATAA
- the LOC128863534 gene encoding sorting nexin-20 isoform X3, with translation MARRTQVHSVDTPDNTEELESPETIESGSLAIQDVSSKAAQKDLWERPASTVELHLPDDGSTILRFEIQLARIMPPDGEDLKVKRYVVYELSVRQDSSIIDPQPASIQRRYTDFRNLYNSFKKDFPNKMSSLYFPNKVLVGNFSADLIAERSAAFESFLTHVASNSILRDTPEFLHFLQDNELSKACQLLDERRNEMAIPLLENCFRLLNKIFMDRSRPVLLILCRLVAACTMSPVPHHSAERWATLALSRYDTLCDIDLLQLYIPLLHTCTHLWWQRGLDQKPITDRLEEMSRKGINTKNGPTLIQAIHKLDPRTETI, from the exons ATGGCCAGAAGAACACAAGTGCACTCTGTAGATACACCTGATAACACCGAAGAGCTTGAAAGCCCAGAAACCATAGAGTCCGGTTCGTTAGCTATACAAGATGTCTCTTCAAAAGCTGCACAAAAAG ATTTATGGGAACGTCCAGCATCTACAGTGGAACTCCATTTGCCTGATGATGGTTCCACTATATTACGCTTTGAAATCCAATTAGCTCGTATTATGCCACCTGACGGCGAAGATCTCAAGGTGAAACGTTATGTAGTCTACGAATTGTCAGTGCGTCAGGACTCTTCCATTATCGATCCGCAACCAGCAAGTATACAGCGTCGTTATACGGACTTTCGTAATCTCTACAATAGCTTTAAGAAAGATTTTCCAAATAAGATGTCTTCATTGTATTTTCCGAACAAGGTGCTTGTTGGAAATTTTTCGGCTGATTTAATTGCTGAACGTAGTGCTGCTTTTGAGTCATTTTTAACACATGTCGCAAGTAACAGTATATTACGTGATACACCTGAGTTTTTACACTTCCTGCAAGACAATGAACTATCCAAAGCTTGCCAACTCTTAGATGAGCGTCGCAATGAAATGGCGATACCATTGCTAGAAAATTGCTTtcgtttactaaataaaatcttCATGGATCGTTCACGACCGGTCCTATTAATATTGTGTCGCTTGGTTGCTGCGTGTACTATGTCGCCGGTACCACATCATTCGGCCGAACGTTGGGCAACTTTGGCGCTGAGTCGTTACGATACGCTGTGCGACATCGACCTCCTACAGTTGTACATTCCTCTgttgcacacatgcacacatctcTG GTGGCAGCGTGGTTTGGATCAGAAGCCAATAACTGATCGCCTTGAAGAAATGTCTAGAAAaggaattaatacaaaaaatggtCCTACACTAATTCAGGCTATTCATAAGTTGGATCCTCGTACTGAGACTATATAA
- the LOC128863519 gene encoding probable DNA replication complex GINS protein PSF2 isoform X2, with translation MEPSVIEFIGEKSTIGIVPNFSFDPLHLISGSVGPFRAGLPVHVPLWLGIHLRKQQKCRIVPPEWMDMELLEEIKEAEKKSKFFTKMPSEHYMVEAQLIMSTAPDDVPRCEELRTIIKDIFDIRESKLRTSIDAFIKGEGTYAKLDNLTLLEIHTVRPILPHSLDHIARYQRTAMATQRDTSSLGLSNSMNTIILSRKDFYLGVILA, from the exons atgGAGCCCAGTGTTATTGAATTTATTGGCGAGAAGTCAACCATAGGTATTGTGCCCAACTTTTCATTTGATCCTTTGCATTTGATATCGGGTAGCGTGGGACCATTCCGTGCTGGTCTCCCGGTGCACGTGCCACTCTGGCTCGGCATACATCTacgcaaacaacaaaaatgccgTATTGTGCCACCTGAGTGGATGGATATGGAGCTGTTGGAGGAAATCAAGGAAGCGGAAAAGAAATCAAA gtTCTTCACAAAGATGCCGAGTGAACATTACATGGTTGAGGCACAGCTGATTATGAGTACGGCACCCGACGATGTACCACGATGTGAAGAGCTGCGAACGATTATCAAAGATATATTTGATATACGTGAGTCTAAATTACGCACTTCCATTGACGCATTCATCAAAGGCGAAGGCACATATGCCAAGTTGGATAACTTAACACTGTTGGAAATACATACCGTACGTCCAATTCTGCCGCATTCATTGGATCATATTGCGCGTTACCAACGAACGGCAATGGCAACTCAACGCGATACGTCCTCACTAGGATTGAGTAATTCGATGAACACAA TAATATTGTCGCGAAAGGACTTTTATTTGGGTGTAATTTTGGCTTAG
- the LOC128863519 gene encoding probable DNA replication complex GINS protein PSF2 isoform X1, whose translation MEPSVIEFIGEKSTIGIVPNFSFDPLHLISGSVGPFRAGLPVHVPLWLGIHLRKQQKCRIVPPEWMDMELLEEIKEAEKKSKFFTKMPSEHYMVEAQLIMSTAPDDVPRCEELRTIIKDIFDIRESKLRTSIDAFIKGEGTYAKLDNLTLLEIHTVRPILPHSLDHIARYQRTAMATQRDTSSLGLSNSMNTSNFMQ comes from the exons atgGAGCCCAGTGTTATTGAATTTATTGGCGAGAAGTCAACCATAGGTATTGTGCCCAACTTTTCATTTGATCCTTTGCATTTGATATCGGGTAGCGTGGGACCATTCCGTGCTGGTCTCCCGGTGCACGTGCCACTCTGGCTCGGCATACATCTacgcaaacaacaaaaatgccgTATTGTGCCACCTGAGTGGATGGATATGGAGCTGTTGGAGGAAATCAAGGAAGCGGAAAAGAAATCAAA gtTCTTCACAAAGATGCCGAGTGAACATTACATGGTTGAGGCACAGCTGATTATGAGTACGGCACCCGACGATGTACCACGATGTGAAGAGCTGCGAACGATTATCAAAGATATATTTGATATACGTGAGTCTAAATTACGCACTTCCATTGACGCATTCATCAAAGGCGAAGGCACATATGCCAAGTTGGATAACTTAACACTGTTGGAAATACATACCGTACGTCCAATTCTGCCGCATTCATTGGATCATATTGCGCGTTACCAACGAACGGCAATGGCAACTCAACGCGATACGTCCTCACTAGGATTGAGTAATTCGATGAACACAAGTAATTTtatgcaataa